The DNA region TAGCGATTTCTGATTAATAAATTCGCTTTTAACTAACTATTCCTACGTAATCTctgtttttgaattaattcacaaaattaatgttaatcgTTACTCACCTtgcaaacaatttattttcacattattGTTTCgtgtagaaaaatatatgttattaccAAAGAAGTGTTACGcaacaatttaatgaaatgttgTTCGAATTAATGGTAttcaaattaactaaataattcagCAGGATTTTAATGATGCTGTGTGGatggaaataaacaaaatatacggCAAAAATCAGACTTGAGGTTTTAAGTTTAAGTTAAGTATTCAtgcattaattaacaaaccgtccgtgaataaattactaacataaacaataaaatcgaTTTCTTAATTGCACTGACAATATCGCTTTGGTGCGTTAAATCtcgttaattatgaaaaattacgaaataataataaacttaattgtatatgttgttgttttaattagcaTGTAGTAAACAGTTTCTCTAATGAACGTGTTATTGAGATGATAATCGATCAGGATATATAGTTGtttatctgtaaaaaattgataaatcaaTGGCAGAAATTCGATTATACACAGTCAATTAGAACGcaaggttttattaaatttcaccaTTGATCGGAATATAATAATGGCtccatattatttttgttgcttTCAATTGTACtcgacatttttattataatgaattaagactattttatcatatatattaatatacaataaactaCCTACATGATAGTCTATTACTGTGGACTAACATCAATTCCcagaatatattattaaaatttaaatactaatagaTGTGATTTGTACCTGTGGTATTTTaaagtacatttattttatattagtctAGTCGAGTTGTAAAACAGTTTGTCGCATGAACTGGAAGCGTGAAGATTGTAATCGTGTTTATAAATTTGCGTTATAGTGATAAACTAcagttgaataaaaatattggcaACCTATTACTTCATATTTacgtatttttcatttatattattgactgtaaaatctaaaatagtcACATCATTGAATATGTGGATCTCCGTGTCACAAATTCATTCGTGGAACCAGTTTTCAATGAAGAAACCTTTTGAAGAGTAACTAACAGCCCATACAAACGATTCAATTGCCATCGAATTATGCAAGAAAAAGAAATCTTCGTAACTAGGTACATTCATTGAGTTTTATCCTGCGGGTCTATTTTCGGACGCAAATTACGCTATTATGTCTGAGGTCGATGGACTTTGAATCGAACATTTTTTTGCCCACaataattaccaaaaatatatgtaaatattgcgGCGTTGTTTGTTCAGCTTTCCCCTCATATTAAGGCGGACAATTGTTCGCGACGCCATTGCGAATATTAACTCATCAgaacatttacaatataaaaatagacgTGCATGCAAATCGAAAGAAAGTTGCGAGCTAAAGTTCAAGCATTTTATACGGGGGATAAccgaaaattaacaataatcaaTCACAAAATActcgaattaaatttttttcctgTGAGAGAAAGTCTTTATAGGCATTAAGCATGCAACAGCGTAAAAACAACATTCTGTCACTGTTTATTGTTCATCTGCgacattgttaatatttttgagaagTAAACATTAGAAAGcctgttaataaaaacatttatttaatttaaattaacaaattgtttGCGAGCTGCATCCTAAATATCGCCGCTTTCTCTCTCACTCATATTTCGTAAAATGCAATTCATAATCGTTTACGTTTTTGTGCTTTCTTTAATCTGGATCAATTTGACAAGATCAAAAAAAGTGGCGcgccaaaaataatttgatataactGTAATGCAACAGGACGTAATTCAACAACGaggctttaattttataattatatggtCGGCGTTCGATTTCTTTGGCGTTCCAATTTTAcggttaattttgtaaaattaagatgtgtaattttatagtGGTTCGTTCCCATAAGAATGCAAAACACTCCTAAATACATTTATgcttattacataataataatggaaaaaattatttttttcttagtaGAATGAGTGaaaacaatgttaaaataaatttcgaaataCAGTTTTTAGGAATTTTTATGGTTTAGTTTAATTGCCATTGAAGCGAGAACTGTGTCCAATAATTCGTCCGGTTTGAGGTCATTTGTCAACCCTAACCTACAACAACATATCCTATTACACTTtcaatttttaccatttctaattatataaCGTACAACAGCCTTGCTCTCATTGTTCCATGGAATTCTCACACACGCTGAACGTTGCAcgcaatatatattcaaatgtaatattttaccaTATTTCTCTCCTTTTGTTGCAGAATAACCATGCATACCATCTGTATATTACTCTTAGCTAGTCAGGCTTTCGCCATGGACAATTTAAAAGTGGCATTCGAATGGAAGAAACTCGATTTCATGTACCCATCAGCAAACGAAAAAAGTGCTGCTTTGGAAAGTCAGCAGTTAATTCCAGAAAACAATTTGCCCTTGGGTTTAGAGGTTTACCAGGACAGATTGTTTGTGACTATCCCCAGGTGGAAACCTGGCGTTGCCGCTTCTTTAGCTTACATTTACCTAAATGGTGAGTATCTGGATACAAtcggaaatttataatttcacttaGCGCCAAGGTCTAGATACAGTTTCAGgtgtttatcattattaaacaCAAACCTTTATaaaggttaaatttttattagtttaaatttcaaatgcaTAAACAACCCATTGTTTTGGAAGGATCAAAAATACATCAAGGTTAAATTTGCAATTCCTTTCCGTTACAGGTATTACATGACTACTAATACAATTACTCACTTGTTTAATATTCATCACAACGGCCAAAAATCTTGCAATAGTACAACGGAATTTCCGCCATTCACATTATTCAAATCGTTGCAGATACACCAAGCGATCCGATTTTAAGACCTTATCCAAACTGGGAGGCGCACAGAATCCACGACAACGACAACCCAGAGATCGTGAGCCCGTTTCGAATTAGAGCCGATCAGTGCGGTCGATTGTGGGTCTTGGACACTGGATTTACTGATATTGCGGAAGAAAGCATAAAAGACGTCACACCTCCGAGACTACTGATATACGATCTGCACAATGACGAGTTGTTACGATCGCATATAATCCCAAAGGAGCAAAGGAACAACGAGAGTTTCTTCGCTAATATTGTTGTAGAAGACCACGACTGTGAAGACAGTTACGCATATTTAGCCGACTTGAACAGGCCTGGCCTCGTTGTATACTCTTGGAAGAAACAGACCTCCTGGCTGGTGAGTCACAATACAAACTATGTATAATATGTCAATCTTTGtaacttataatattttcaggttaaaaacaattattttcactTCGATCCTCTGGCTGGCGTTCTTAATGTATCCGGCATTGAGTTCATCTGGAGTGATGGTATTTTTGGTCTTGCTCTTTCTGGCCCGGACAGTGAAGGTTACAGTACACTTTATTTTCATCCGATGATCAGTTACAACGAATATTCGGTTAGTACTAAGATCCTACGAAATGAAACTCTTGCCAATCAAAGCTTCCAAGAGTTCAAATTTCTGGGCAGTCGAGGACCAAAGAGCCAAAGTGGTGCTTCTTTCCTTCATAAAAAGTCAAACGTTCTGTTTTACGCTTTGATTAATCTTAACGCTGTAGCATGTTGGAGGACCACAAATCCAAAATACACGATGCTCTCCCAAGGCCGTATATTTATGAGCAACGAAACAATGGTTTTCCCCAACGATATCAAGGTGGACACCAATGATAATCTGTGGGTTTTGTCAGATAAATTACCCGCATTTTTGTATAAAGGACTTAATTACAATGAAGTCAACTTTAGAATTTTGACAGCGAAAGTTGCGGATGCGATACGGGGAACAGCTTGCGACTCTAAGTTAGTTGTATCACCGACAATTATGGATAAAATAATGCCTTCTAACAATCCTAATCCAGTTAATCCTGTTAGTAACGAAATTAATAACAGGGAAGAGAGGAAATCTGGATCTGCAATAG from Aethina tumida isolate Nest 87 chromosome 1, icAetTumi1.1, whole genome shotgun sequence includes:
- the LOC109598036 gene encoding protein yellow — its product is MHTICILLLASQAFAMDNLKVAFEWKKLDFMYPSANEKSAALESQQLIPENNLPLGLEVYQDRLFVTIPRWKPGVAASLAYIYLNDTPSDPILRPYPNWEAHRIHDNDNPEIVSPFRIRADQCGRLWVLDTGFTDIAEESIKDVTPPRLLIYDLHNDELLRSHIIPKEQRNNESFFANIVVEDHDCEDSYAYLADLNRPGLVVYSWKKQTSWLVKNNYFHFDPLAGVLNVSGIEFIWSDGIFGLALSGPDSEGYSTLYFHPMISYNEYSVSTKILRNETLANQSFQEFKFLGSRGPKSQSGASFLHKKSNVLFYALINLNAVACWRTTNPKYTMLSQGRIFMSNETMVFPNDIKVDTNDNLWVLSDKLPAFLYKGLNYNEVNFRILTAKVADAIRGTACDSKLVVSPTIMDKIMPSNNPNPVNPVSNEINNREERKSGSAIVQAELGLLLVSLFAILR